The genomic DNA TTTTTAAGTTATCATAAAGTTCCTTTGATTTTTTTATTTTAAATAATGTTAATTCTGGATGAGATGTATCTGTAGTAACTAAAAGTACTGTTCCTATTCCTGTCAACCTGTCCAAAAAAGTTCTTTGAAGTTTTAAATCTCTTATGCGAAAGAGATCCATATTATCAATCTCTTTTCCTAAAAAACCTTTTTCAATTTCAATTCTGTCTTTGCTTATTGAGTAATAAGTTGATTTAAGTTTTAAAATTTTTATTAAAAGGATAAACGCAACAAACAAAACTATAATTATTCCGCCCCATATTCTATATGTTTCAAATAAATTAAATATTTCTTCATTAGAAAGCTCTTTTAACTGGGGAAATGGGTAAAAGGCTATAAATCCAGATGCTACAATAAAAATTATACCTTTTACAAAATCTAAAGCGAGAGCGGCCGTAGAAGGGCCACCTTCATAAATAATTTCTGAATCATCATTGTTGTTGTCAGCCATAAAGTTATTCTCCTTAATTCATGACATAATTTAATACATCACTAATTTGGAATATATTTAAAACTATAAAATATGTCTAAGGCTAAAAATAGTAAGACTTACGACTTTAACTATTTTAATATATCATATTTTTAGAATATAATATATTTCATTTTGAAATGTTTTATATAAACTGTTCCTAAAATTAATCATTATCATAAAACACCTTAAGATGACAAGTTTACTAATTTTTAAATTGACTTATCAACCATAAATATTCGTGTCAATGTAATTTTGCTTTTAAGTAAAGGACTCTCAAACATTTTGTTGACTACTTATCATATATCGTTTATATGCTTACCCGATTTATATTTAGCTAAAAGCCTTGTTTCCCTGTATAAAATAGAGCGTACTGTTAATTTTCTTTACAGGGGTTTGAGTTTAAATTAATTTCTTACGGGGGGGTGAACAAAAAAAAGAAATATTAAATATTTAAATTTTTTAGATTTTTTAGCTTAATACATCAAATAATTTGTTTCTGAAATAATAATTATAACATTTATGATCAACTTTTTAATTTAAATTTATAAGGAGTTTTATATGAATAAAGCTGATTTAGTGGCTTTTGTAGCCGAAAAAGCTAATTTTAATAAAAAACAGGCTAATGAATTTATTAGCATAGTGATTGAAGGCATTTCGTCTAGTTTAGAAAGAGGTGAATCTGTAGGACTTATAGGTTTTGGAAGTTTTAGAGTAACAGATAGAGCTGAAAGAGAGGGCAGAAATCCGAACACCGGTGCAAAAATGACTATTTCAGCGTCTAAATCCGTAAAATTTAGTGTAGGGAAATATCTTAAAGAAAGAGTTCAAGTTCCAAATAACAAAGAAAAAAACAAAGACAACGATAAAAACAAAAAATCAAAGTCAGCAGCTAAAAAAAATAGTAAAAAATAAGTGAGTTAGTATTTTTACAATAAATATATACTTGCAAATATTTTAAGAATAGTGAATAAATAATTACTATGCTACGGGCAGGTCACAAACCTGCCCGTAATTTATTACTTATCTTAAATTTAATGAGAGGTATATATATTGAAATTTAATTTTGACGAAATCGTTGATACAATCGGAAAAGTTTTATTAGGAAAATCTGAACAAATCAAACTTGCATTAACATGCCTTTTTGCTGGAGGTCATCTTCTTATTGAAGACTTGCCAGGTATAGGTAAAACAACCCTTGCTAAAGTAATATCTAAATGTTTAGGATTACAATTTAGAAGGATTCAGTTTACAAGCGATATGCTTCCTGGAGATATTCTTGGAACTTCTATTTTTGACCAGAAATCAGGAAGCTTTATATTTCATCAAGGACCTATTTTTACCCAAATACTTCTCGCTGATGAAATAAACCGAGCTACTCCAAAAACTCAAAGTGCCCTTCTTGAAGCAATGGAAGAGCATCAGGTAACCATAGAAGGAATAACAAGAAAGCTTGATTCTCCTTTTTTTGTAATTGCCACTCAAAATCCATTAGAACAGTCAGGAACGTTTCCCCTTCCAGAATCGCAGTTAGATAGATTTCTTATGAGGATAGAAATTGGTTATCCCGGCAGAGAAGCGGAAAAAAAACTTTTTCTTGGAGATAGTCCTCAAAATGTCCTTTCTTCAATAACATCGTGTTTAAAAAGAGAAGAAGTTATTTCCATACAGGAAAACATAGCTAACGTTCATATTTCAGACGCTCTTATAGAATATTTACAAGATATAATGGATTATACAAGATCATCTCCCCATTTTTTTATTGGACTTTCCCCAAGAGCCGGTATGTCTATAATTAAAGCTTCAAAATCATGGGCATATTTAAATGGTAGAGACTTTGCTTTACCTGAAGACATTCAAAAAATACTGCCATTTGTAATAGGCCATAGATTAAGATCAAAAGACGATTTGAGCGAATTTCCTCGAGAAAAACTTATGTCTTTAATAATGGAAGTAGCTATTCCCTAATAGGACAATATTATGAAAGATTTTGTTTATAATATGAAATTTTGGGACAGACCAGTTGTAAACCTTCCCCAAAGTTTAAATTTAAGAAGAATATACATTCTTCCAACACGTTATGGAATAATTTTTATTATTGTCTTACTTTCAATGTTAACTGGTTCAGTAAATTACAACAATAATTTAGGTTTTCTACTTACTTTTCTTCTGGGAAGTATGGCTATCGTATCAACAATTCATACCTGTCTTAATCTTGCAGGCATTCAAATTTTATCTGTAAAAACAAAACCTGTATTTGCTGGTAAATTAGCTGCATTTGAATTCACTGTAAGAGCTCCCTCTTTTTTAAGACCTTACATAAATTTTAATTTTATTGGAGAAGAAGCATCGTATTTGAATTTATCCATTGAGCACAACAATACAATTCAAGTGCTTGCCCATACCAATAAACGGGGAATCTTTGCACCAAAAAGCCTAATTATTTCTACTTTTTTTCCATTTGGACTTTTTAGAGCGTGGTCAAATATAAATGTTA from Desulfobacterales bacterium includes the following:
- a CDS encoding HU family DNA-binding protein, translating into MNKADLVAFVAEKANFNKKQANEFISIVIEGISSSLERGESVGLIGFGSFRVTDRAEREGRNPNTGAKMTISASKSVKFSVGKYLKERVQVPNNKEKNKDNDKNKKSKSAAKKNSKK
- a CDS encoding AAA family ATPase yields the protein MKFNFDEIVDTIGKVLLGKSEQIKLALTCLFAGGHLLIEDLPGIGKTTLAKVISKCLGLQFRRIQFTSDMLPGDILGTSIFDQKSGSFIFHQGPIFTQILLADEINRATPKTQSALLEAMEEHQVTIEGITRKLDSPFFVIATQNPLEQSGTFPLPESQLDRFLMRIEIGYPGREAEKKLFLGDSPQNVLSSITSCLKREEVISIQENIANVHISDALIEYLQDIMDYTRSSPHFFIGLSPRAGMSIIKASKSWAYLNGRDFALPEDIQKILPFVIGHRLRSKDDLSEFPREKLMSLIMEVAIP
- a CDS encoding PH domain-containing protein, which translates into the protein MADNNNDDSEIIYEGGPSTAALALDFVKGIIFIVASGFIAFYPFPQLKELSNEEIFNLFETYRIWGGIIIVLFVAFILLIKILKLKSTYYSISKDRIEIEKGFLGKEIDNMDLFRIRDLKLQRTFLDRLTGIGTVLLVTTDTSHPELTLFKIKKSKELYDNLKRLSLEADSKRRVIHHE
- a CDS encoding DUF58 domain-containing protein gives rise to the protein MKDFVYNMKFWDRPVVNLPQSLNLRRIYILPTRYGIIFIIVLLSMLTGSVNYNNNLGFLLTFLLGSMAIVSTIHTCLNLAGIQILSVKTKPVFAGKLAAFEFTVRAPSFLRPYINFNFIGEEASYLNLSIEHNNTIQVLAHTNKRGIFAPKSLIISTFFPFGLFRAWSNINVNVSCIVYPSPIPGVLIPTYDVASNNDKGKKEVSGVDDFKGLRAYQQGDSLKRISWKSFSKGQGVLTKEFVAYTGSSFFISFNALHETNLERKLSRLCDMVLKAHNQNLEFGLKLPGTNILPDKGDSHKHRCLKALATFG